In a genomic window of Prochlorococcus marinus str. GP2:
- a CDS encoding ClC family H(+)/Cl(-) exchange transporter yields MPNLIKDNIQKTSNNSSRTIKKLLKQRSLVVVFSLLLTGLGASITSIFFKTGIYFINNWRLALLDQFPSIAVLPIFGALGGAIAGYLIKNIAPAAKGSGVSQIMGFLRHKKVPMNIKVGLVKLISGIIAIGSGFPLGPEGPSVQMGGSVAWQMAKLLKAPTAFRRVIVAAGGGAGIAAVFSAPLGGFIYAIEELLNSARPVILLLVVITTFIADSSADIIQALGLDPKAGGFDFNLGFLIQKEYDPSVFFLPIDFIYLVLLGIIIGMFAELYSRFVLFMQNLGKKWYKNKFVLKISICGLILGSIYSCLPSTFHNLDELQKIIAEQNTSIGIALLAVLVLFITTGLAAASGAPGGLFYPMLTLGGAIGLIMGNWVEIATGHAPSTYIFAGMGAFVAGCSRTPITAMFLAFALTKNLLIMKPVLISCIASFLIARAFNEESIYERQIQIELED; encoded by the coding sequence ATGCCAAACCTCATAAAAGATAATATTCAAAAAACAAGTAATAATTCTTCTCGTACCATCAAAAAATTATTAAAACAAAGATCTCTCGTCGTTGTATTTTCTCTCTTATTAACAGGTTTAGGGGCTTCAATTACAAGCATATTTTTTAAAACTGGAATCTACTTTATTAATAATTGGAGATTAGCATTACTAGACCAATTCCCATCTATTGCGGTCTTACCTATTTTTGGAGCACTTGGAGGAGCAATTGCAGGATATTTGATCAAAAATATAGCACCTGCTGCAAAAGGTTCAGGTGTTAGTCAAATCATGGGGTTCCTAAGGCATAAAAAAGTTCCAATGAATATAAAAGTAGGATTAGTAAAGCTCATATCAGGAATTATTGCTATTGGTAGTGGATTCCCTTTGGGCCCGGAAGGTCCATCAGTTCAAATGGGAGGATCAGTAGCTTGGCAAATGGCCAAGTTGCTTAAAGCTCCTACAGCTTTCAGAAGAGTAATAGTAGCAGCAGGTGGTGGTGCTGGAATAGCTGCAGTATTTAGCGCCCCATTAGGAGGATTTATCTATGCAATAGAAGAGTTATTAAACTCTGCTAGACCAGTAATTTTGCTACTAGTAGTAATCACAACTTTTATTGCAGATTCATCTGCTGATATTATTCAAGCCTTGGGTTTAGATCCTAAAGCAGGAGGGTTTGATTTCAACCTCGGATTTTTAATCCAAAAAGAATATGACCCATCAGTTTTTTTCTTGCCAATAGATTTTATTTACCTAGTTTTACTAGGAATAATTATTGGAATGTTTGCAGAATTGTACAGCAGATTTGTTTTATTTATGCAAAATCTCGGGAAAAAGTGGTATAAAAATAAATTTGTTTTAAAAATAAGCATCTGTGGACTTATCTTAGGCAGTATCTATTCCTGCTTACCCAGTACATTTCATAATTTAGATGAATTACAGAAAATAATAGCTGAACAAAATACAAGTATTGGAATTGCTTTATTAGCAGTTTTAGTATTATTTATCACGACAGGTTTAGCTGCAGCATCTGGAGCCCCTGGAGGACTGTTCTATCCAATGCTTACTTTAGGAGGGGCAATAGGACTAATAATGGGGAACTGGGTAGAAATTGCGACAGGACATGCACCAAGTACATACATTTTTGCGGGAATGGGAGCTTTCGTAGCCGGATGTTCGCGAACACCAATAACAGCAATGTTTTTAGCTTTTGCTTTAACAAAAAATTTATTAATAATGAAACCTGTGTTAATCAGCTGCATTGCCAGTTTCCTGATAGCAAGAGCTTTTAACGAAGAATCAATTTATGAAAGACAAATACAAATAGAGTTAGAAGACTAA
- the purU gene encoding formyltetrahydrofolate deformylase: protein MEHPSIIFKIVCPDRPGLVSLLTSWISNYGGNIKHSDHHTDQDAGLFLSRIEWNSNNASINRDEIYKEFEKIAVEVNGKFNVNYSDEIPNVAIFVSKQNHCLIDLLWRVRNGELKMNVPLIISNHSHLENIANDFNAKFVHIDTFNIDKSIVEDQFLNLLKEYEIDLVVLAKYMQILSDSFLKKFSSIINIHHSFLPAFKGGQPYHRAWKRGVKLIGATAHYVTEDLDEGPIIEQCTVNVSHRDEVDDLIRKGRDIERMALARAVRLHLNHQVFVYNSKTAVFD, encoded by the coding sequence TTGGAACATCCTTCAATTATATTCAAAATTGTTTGTCCCGATCGTCCAGGTCTTGTAAGTTTACTTACAAGTTGGATTTCAAATTACGGTGGTAACATAAAACATTCTGATCATCATACAGATCAAGATGCGGGTTTGTTTCTTAGTCGAATTGAATGGAATAGTAACAATGCCTCTATTAATAGAGATGAGATTTATAAAGAATTTGAAAAAATTGCAGTTGAAGTAAATGGAAAATTTAACGTAAATTATTCTGATGAAATTCCAAATGTCGCTATTTTCGTGAGTAAACAAAATCATTGTTTGATTGATTTACTTTGGCGAGTAAGAAATGGAGAACTCAAAATGAATGTCCCGTTAATAATTTCAAATCACTCTCATCTTGAAAATATTGCAAATGACTTTAATGCAAAATTTGTCCATATTGATACTTTTAATATTGATAAATCTATTGTTGAAGATCAATTTTTAAATTTACTAAAAGAATATGAAATTGATCTTGTTGTATTAGCCAAATATATGCAAATTTTAAGTGACTCTTTTTTAAAAAAGTTTTCTTCAATAATAAATATTCACCATTCTTTCTTACCTGCATTTAAGGGAGGACAACCATATCATCGAGCATGGAAGAGAGGTGTTAAATTAATCGGTGCTACTGCTCACTATGTTACTGAAGATCTTGATGAAGGCCCGATAATCGAGCAATGCACAGTTAATGTAAGTCATAGGGATGAGGTTGATGATTTGATTAGAAAAGGAAGAGATATTGAAAGAATGGCTTTAGCAAGAGCAGTTCGATTACATCTGAATCATCAAGTATTTGTCTATAACAGTAAAACTGCTGTTTTTGATTAA
- a CDS encoding FAD-dependent oxidoreductase, which produces MKSLKENFQKAHIVIIGSGIIGKFNALELSELGFQVTIIDPAQLENSSYAALGLLMGNMYQKRRGRSWDLRKQSIELWPQWITFLQKFNYKLNIEKPLLQLTTNQEKFKKLEKFICENNDQNLRILEKDSIFIKNINKAFQTKNIKGMISLKDGRINANSLLKTLNKYLKHKKINFLEEEIIKIRKTNNYWISTTRNNVNIKSDMIILCNSLKAADLIDNLSQNIKLKPVLGQAIELVVNDAEVDLFSLPKQFNIDGKNIIPISKNKLIIGSTDEYSTKPEENTFEKLTNFLDKKPNWLIKGKISKKWYGIRSRPEGEPSPIMRNLEDGLIICTGFYKNGILLAPACSKWVANEIKNYLF; this is translated from the coding sequence ATGAAAAGCTTAAAAGAAAATTTTCAAAAAGCACACATAGTTATTATTGGATCAGGGATTATTGGAAAATTTAACGCCTTAGAATTATCAGAGTTAGGTTTTCAAGTAACAATAATAGATCCAGCTCAACTCGAAAATAGTAGTTATGCAGCTTTAGGCTTACTGATGGGTAATATGTATCAAAAAAGAAGAGGTAGGAGTTGGGATCTCAGAAAACAAAGCATTGAATTATGGCCACAATGGATTACATTCTTGCAAAAATTTAATTATAAATTAAATATCGAAAAACCATTATTACAATTAACTACTAATCAAGAAAAGTTTAAAAAATTAGAGAAATTTATTTGTGAAAATAATGATCAAAACTTACGTATTTTAGAAAAAGACTCAATATTTATCAAGAATATAAATAAAGCCTTCCAAACAAAAAATATAAAAGGAATGATTTCCTTAAAAGATGGAAGAATAAATGCTAATTCTTTGCTTAAAACATTAAATAAATATTTAAAACATAAAAAAATAAATTTTTTAGAAGAAGAAATTATAAAAATCAGAAAAACAAACAATTATTGGATCTCTACAACAAGAAATAATGTAAATATCAAGTCTGACATGATTATTTTGTGTAATTCTCTAAAAGCCGCTGACTTAATAGATAACTTATCTCAAAACATCAAATTAAAACCTGTTTTAGGTCAAGCTATAGAGCTTGTTGTAAATGATGCAGAAGTTGACTTATTTTCGCTACCAAAACAATTCAATATAGATGGCAAAAATATAATTCCAATATCAAAAAATAAACTAATTATTGGATCAACTGACGAATATAGTACTAAACCAGAAGAAAATACATTCGAAAAACTCACAAATTTTCTCGATAAAAAACCAAATTGGCTTATAAAAGGGAAGATTTCTAAAAAATGGTACGGAATAAGGTCAAGACCAGAAGGTGAGCCTTCACCAATAATGAGAAATCTTGAAGATGGACTAATTATCTGTACAGGTTTTTATAAAAATGGAATTTTACTTGCTCCGGCTTGCTCTAAATGGGTTGCTAATGAAATTAAAAATTACCTTTTTTAA
- the dnaK gene encoding molecular chaperone DnaK yields the protein MGKVVGIDLGTTNSCVAVMEGGKPTVIANAEGFRTTPSVVAYTKNQDQLVGQIAKRQAVMNPENTFYSAKRFVGRRVDEVNEESKEVSYSVEKSGSSVKLKCPILDKQFSPEEVSSQVLRKLADDAGKYLGEKVTQAVITVPAYFNDSQRQATKDAGKIAGLEVLRIVNEPTAAALAYGLDKENEKILVFDLGGGTFDVSVIEAGDGVTEVLSTSGDTHLGGDDFDRCIVDHLASTFKSNEGIDLRQDKQALQRLTEAAEKAKIELSNATQSEINLPFITATPEGPKHLDLNLTRAKFEELAASLIDRCKTPVERAISDAKISTSEIDEVVMVGGSSRIPAVLDLVKKIIGKEPNQTVNPDEVVAVGAAIQGGVLAGEVKDILLLDVTPLSLGVETLGGVMTKMINRNTTVPTKKSETYSTAVDGQTNVEIHVLQGEREMASDNKSLGTFRLDGIPSAPRGVPQIEVTFDIDANGILSVTAKDKGSGKEQSISITGASTLSDNEVEKMVKDAESNASADKEKREKIDLKNQSETLVYQTEKQLSELGDKIDAEAKSKVEEKSNALKEATSKEDYESMKKLLEELQQELYSVGSSVYQQPGNQPPSPGAQDGSDQSDSNEKGGDDVIDADFTETKD from the coding sequence ATGGGTAAGGTCGTAGGCATTGATTTAGGAACAACTAATAGTTGTGTCGCTGTAATGGAAGGTGGTAAACCTACTGTAATAGCAAATGCTGAGGGTTTCAGAACTACTCCATCAGTTGTTGCATATACAAAGAATCAAGACCAGCTTGTTGGACAAATTGCTAAAAGACAAGCAGTAATGAATCCTGAAAACACTTTTTATTCTGCAAAGCGTTTTGTTGGTAGAAGAGTTGATGAAGTTAATGAAGAATCTAAAGAAGTTAGTTATTCTGTTGAAAAATCTGGCTCTAGTGTCAAATTAAAGTGTCCTATCTTGGATAAGCAGTTTTCTCCTGAAGAGGTAAGTTCTCAAGTTCTAAGAAAGTTAGCAGATGATGCTGGAAAATACCTTGGTGAAAAAGTTACACAGGCTGTAATTACAGTTCCAGCTTATTTTAATGATTCACAAAGACAGGCTACAAAAGATGCAGGAAAGATTGCAGGTTTAGAAGTTCTCAGGATCGTTAATGAGCCAACTGCTGCAGCTTTAGCATATGGTTTGGATAAAGAAAATGAAAAAATTCTTGTTTTTGATTTAGGGGGAGGAACATTTGATGTCTCAGTCATTGAAGCTGGAGATGGAGTTACTGAAGTTCTATCTACATCTGGAGATACACATTTAGGTGGGGATGATTTTGATAGATGTATCGTAGATCATTTAGCTAGTACTTTTAAATCAAATGAAGGAATTGATCTTAGACAGGATAAGCAAGCTTTACAAAGACTTACTGAAGCCGCAGAGAAAGCAAAAATTGAGCTTTCTAATGCTACGCAAAGTGAAATAAATCTACCTTTTATTACAGCGACACCTGAAGGTCCTAAACATCTGGATTTGAACTTAACTAGAGCTAAGTTCGAGGAATTAGCAGCTTCTTTAATTGATAGATGCAAGACCCCAGTTGAGAGAGCTATAAGTGATGCAAAAATTTCTACTAGTGAAATTGATGAAGTCGTAATGGTGGGAGGTTCATCTAGAATTCCTGCTGTTTTAGATTTAGTTAAAAAAATAATAGGTAAAGAACCAAATCAAACTGTTAATCCTGATGAGGTAGTAGCTGTTGGAGCTGCAATTCAAGGAGGAGTTTTAGCAGGAGAGGTTAAAGATATATTGTTGCTTGATGTTACTCCACTTTCTTTAGGTGTAGAGACATTAGGTGGAGTAATGACAAAAATGATAAATCGAAATACTACAGTACCTACGAAGAAATCTGAAACATATTCAACTGCTGTTGATGGACAAACGAATGTAGAAATACATGTTTTGCAGGGTGAAAGAGAAATGGCTTCTGATAACAAAAGTCTAGGAACTTTTAGATTAGATGGCATACCCTCAGCACCCAGAGGTGTTCCCCAAATTGAAGTTACATTTGATATTGATGCAAATGGCATCCTTAGTGTTACCGCTAAAGATAAGGGAAGTGGTAAAGAGCAAAGTATTTCAATCACTGGTGCATCTACTCTATCTGATAATGAGGTAGAAAAAATGGTAAAAGATGCGGAATCAAATGCATCTGCAGATAAAGAAAAAAGAGAAAAAATTGATTTAAAAAATCAATCTGAAACACTTGTATATCAAACAGAAAAACAACTAAGTGAGCTTGGAGATAAAATTGATGCAGAAGCAAAGTCCAAGGTTGAAGAAAAAAGTAATGCATTAAAAGAGGCAACATCAAAAGAAGATTATGAATCAATGAAAAAACTTCTTGAAGAACTTCAGCAAGAACTTTATTCAGTAGGTTCATCTGTTTATCAGCAACCCGGCAATCAGCCACCTTCACCAGGGGCACAGGACGGTTCTGATCAGAGTGATTCAAACGAAAAAGGTGGAGATGATGTAATTGATGCGGACTTTACTGAAACGAAAGATTAA
- a CDS encoding shikimate dehydrogenase has protein sequence MITSKTSFIALIGNPISHSLSPIMQNAALQYLGLDLIYIAIPCRNEDLKIVLNSLKKINCKGLNITIPFKEKVFDLCSEISPIANQLKAINTLKLNSEREWVATNTDVEGFIYPLKDLFLTNKNSIVIGSGGAARSVIQGLINLNFSTISVVSRNKTSLDGLIKNFENQIKIQGLLNNDDRTQNVIKEADLIVNTTPVGMKTATNETNELPYGEIFWKSLNEKTIVYDLIYNPAPTELLKFSSNRGCMTIDGLQMLIAQGIQSLSFWTDGLEVPFHVMNDALKQYLKKNNGNF, from the coding sequence ATGATAACTAGCAAAACATCTTTTATTGCATTAATAGGCAATCCAATTAGCCATTCTTTGTCGCCAATCATGCAAAATGCTGCCCTTCAATATTTAGGATTAGATTTAATTTATATTGCTATACCTTGTAGAAATGAAGATCTAAAAATAGTTCTCAATTCTTTAAAAAAAATTAATTGCAAGGGATTAAATATTACTATTCCTTTTAAGGAAAAAGTATTTGATCTTTGTAGTGAAATTTCACCTATTGCTAACCAACTGAAAGCGATTAATACCCTTAAATTAAACTCTGAAAGAGAATGGGTTGCAACTAATACAGATGTAGAAGGCTTTATTTATCCATTAAAAGATTTATTTTTAACAAACAAGAATTCGATTGTAATAGGCTCTGGTGGCGCAGCGAGATCAGTGATACAAGGATTAATAAATTTGAATTTTTCAACAATTTCAGTAGTGTCACGAAACAAAACATCATTAGATGGATTAATAAAAAATTTTGAAAATCAAATTAAAATTCAGGGTTTATTAAATAATGACGATCGGACTCAGAATGTTATTAAAGAAGCAGATTTAATTGTAAATACAACACCAGTAGGAATGAAAACAGCTACAAATGAAACGAATGAATTACCATATGGGGAAATTTTTTGGAAATCTCTTAATGAGAAAACAATTGTTTATGATTTAATCTACAACCCAGCTCCAACTGAATTATTAAAATTTAGCTCCAATAGAGGTTGCATGACTATAGATGGTTTGCAAATGCTTATTGCTCAAGGGATACAATCATTATCCTTTTGGACTGATGGTTTAGAAGTACCTTTTCATGTTATGAATGACGCCCTAAAGCAATACCTTAAAAAAAATAATGGTAATTTTTAA
- the rpsF gene encoding 30S ribosomal protein S6: MKDQQSYYETMYILRPDIAEDEVTTHINKYNKLLEEFGGTILDSQMRGKRRLAYPIAKHREGVYVQLSHQGDGQHIFKIEKAMRLGEDVIRYMTVKQEGPLPTPKPSNKNTSQTETKDNPETKDNPETKDNQEVKVESKESQPITTPEASTSGRDISTTNESTES, from the coding sequence ATGAAAGATCAACAATCTTATTACGAAACTATGTACATTCTCCGCCCTGATATTGCGGAAGATGAAGTCACTACTCACATTAATAAATACAATAAACTTTTAGAAGAATTTGGCGGCACCATCCTAGATAGTCAAATGAGGGGTAAAAGAAGATTAGCTTATCCAATAGCAAAGCATAGGGAAGGAGTTTATGTTCAATTGAGTCATCAAGGTGATGGACAACATATTTTTAAAATTGAAAAAGCAATGAGACTTGGTGAAGATGTTATTAGATACATGACCGTTAAACAAGAAGGGCCTTTACCAACACCAAAACCTTCCAACAAGAATACATCTCAGACAGAGACCAAAGATAATCCAGAAACCAAAGATAATCCAGAAACCAAAGATAATCAAGAAGTCAAAGTAGAATCTAAAGAAAGTCAACCAATAACAACTCCTGAAGCTTCAACTTCAGGACGAGATATTTCTACAACCAACGAAAGTACAGAATCTTAA
- a CDS encoding argininosuccinate synthase, translating into MEQVKKVVLAYSGGVDTSVCIPYLKNEYGISEVVTFVADLGQGEDLDLIRQKALKSGASKSIIGDLVNSFIEKYAFPAIRANALYLDKYPLSTALARPLIAENLVKIAREINAKAVAHGCTGKGNDQVRFDLAINALGPDLEIITPAREWNMSREEAIVYGEKFGIPAPVSKKSPYSIDVNLLGRSIEAGILEDPMKEAPEDIFAMTSSIDNSPNSPQDIEIIFKNGYPVGINDEFLTPLEIIKKANVLAGEHGFGRIDMIEDRVVGIKSREIYETPGLLLLIKAHKELESITLNPDVIDFKGMVEKKWGQLVYQGFWFGPLKDSLDAFIASTQTSVNGRVKIRLYKGNAIVIGRNSENNSLYREDLATYSRDDVFKHSLAEGFIYMWGMSNKIWAELNSKTND; encoded by the coding sequence ATGGAGCAGGTAAAAAAAGTTGTGCTAGCTTATTCTGGTGGTGTTGATACCAGCGTTTGTATTCCATATCTAAAAAATGAATATGGAATTTCAGAAGTTGTTACTTTTGTCGCAGATCTTGGACAAGGCGAAGATTTGGATCTTATTAGACAAAAAGCTTTAAAATCTGGAGCATCAAAATCAATTATTGGTGATTTAGTTAATAGTTTTATTGAAAAATATGCTTTTCCAGCTATCAGAGCGAATGCATTATATTTAGATAAATATCCTCTATCTACTGCTCTTGCAAGGCCTTTAATTGCAGAAAATCTTGTAAAAATTGCTAGAGAGATTAATGCTAAGGCAGTAGCTCATGGCTGTACTGGCAAGGGAAATGATCAAGTTCGATTTGATTTAGCTATTAATGCTTTAGGTCCTGATTTGGAAATAATTACTCCTGCAAGGGAATGGAATATGAGTAGGGAAGAGGCAATAGTGTATGGAGAAAAATTTGGTATTCCTGCACCAGTATCAAAAAAATCACCATATTCAATTGATGTTAATTTACTTGGTAGGAGTATTGAAGCAGGTATATTAGAAGATCCAATGAAAGAAGCTCCTGAAGATATTTTTGCAATGACATCATCTATTGATAATTCACCTAATTCTCCTCAAGATATAGAAATTATTTTTAAAAATGGCTATCCCGTTGGAATTAATGACGAATTTTTAACCCCTTTAGAGATTATTAAAAAAGCTAATGTTCTTGCAGGTGAGCATGGTTTTGGAAGAATCGATATGATTGAAGACCGAGTAGTAGGAATTAAAAGTAGAGAGATTTACGAAACACCTGGCCTCTTACTTTTAATAAAAGCTCACAAGGAATTAGAGAGCATCACATTAAACCCAGATGTTATTGACTTTAAGGGAATGGTAGAAAAAAAATGGGGACAATTGGTCTATCAAGGTTTTTGGTTTGGACCTCTTAAAGATAGTTTGGATGCATTTATTGCATCGACTCAAACTTCGGTCAATGGAAGAGTAAAGATTAGACTCTATAAGGGGAACGCAATAGTAATTGGACGAAATTCAGAAAATAATTCCCTTTACAGGGAGGATTTGGCGACTTATAGCCGAGACGATGTGTTTAAGCATTCTTTAGCAGAGGGTTTTATTTATATGTGGGGTATGTCTAATAAAATTTGGGCCGAGTTAAATTCAAAAACAAATGATTAG
- a CDS encoding DUF3134 family protein: MDSNKLKIRLKDISEVNPALTCYHREDPAPVLPLRDEPDLLSWLENSGRLIAEKDGDSQEISTIEEEELSALMGEKEDYKIEEVSSEDDWED; this comes from the coding sequence ATGGACTCAAATAAATTAAAAATTAGATTAAAAGATATTTCTGAAGTTAATCCTGCCTTAACTTGCTACCACAGAGAGGATCCAGCCCCTGTTTTACCATTAAGAGATGAACCCGATCTACTATCATGGCTTGAAAATTCAGGAAGGCTAATTGCTGAAAAAGACGGGGATTCTCAAGAAATAAGTACTATAGAAGAAGAAGAACTTTCAGCACTCATGGGAGAAAAAGAAGATTATAAAATTGAAGAAGTATCTTCCGAAGATGATTGGGAAGATTAA
- the mraY gene encoding phospho-N-acetylmuramoyl-pentapeptide-transferase, which produces MIGKIKQFNFKSLLIFNTFALTVTSYLFNNFIFLGVYLLFYCISLFTTKNGLKIIKKFHLFQNIRNEGPANHFKKRNTPTMGGIFLIIPFLIFTLIINIHLNSIKLFLLLVSILGFFIIGFFDDYISIKNKENTGLKSNEKFIFQSIIAMIFIFIAYEKELINPLITVSETWGIDTNIFIFPISFLVLVGLSNSVNLSDGLDGLTGGCSAIIFYGLGTEILIKEQQELIVFSILCYSMSGICLGFLKYNCYPAKIFMGDTGSLSIGAIMGSIALLTNSLFTLCIFSGLFIIESLSVIIQVGFFKITKKLSHNGKRIFLMAPLHHHFELKGVKETKIVENFWKINILLVILGIVLKINL; this is translated from the coding sequence ATGATTGGGAAGATTAAACAGTTTAACTTTAAATCATTATTAATATTTAATACATTTGCTCTAACAGTTACTTCTTATCTTTTTAATAATTTTATTTTTTTAGGAGTTTATCTCCTATTTTATTGTATTTCTTTGTTCACGACAAAAAATGGTTTAAAAATAATCAAAAAATTTCATTTATTTCAAAACATTAGAAACGAAGGACCTGCTAATCACTTTAAAAAAAGAAATACCCCAACAATGGGAGGGATTTTTTTAATAATACCTTTTTTAATTTTTACTCTAATAATTAATATTCATCTTAATTCAATAAAATTATTTCTTTTATTAGTTAGTATTTTAGGATTTTTTATTATAGGTTTTTTTGATGACTACATAAGCATAAAAAACAAAGAAAATACGGGATTAAAATCAAACGAAAAATTCATCTTTCAAAGTATTATTGCAATGATTTTTATTTTTATTGCTTACGAAAAAGAGTTAATTAACCCATTGATTACAGTATCTGAAACTTGGGGAATAGATACTAATATTTTTATATTTCCCATCTCTTTTTTAGTATTAGTTGGCTTAAGCAATTCAGTAAATTTATCTGATGGACTGGATGGATTAACTGGTGGTTGTAGTGCAATTATTTTTTATGGATTAGGAACAGAAATATTAATTAAAGAACAGCAGGAGCTTATTGTCTTTAGTATCTTGTGTTATTCAATGTCGGGCATTTGTTTAGGGTTTCTCAAATATAATTGTTACCCTGCAAAGATATTTATGGGTGATACAGGATCATTGAGTATTGGTGCGATTATGGGATCTATAGCATTATTAACAAATAGCTTATTTACTTTATGTATTTTCTCTGGACTGTTCATTATTGAGTCTTTATCTGTAATCATTCAAGTAGGGTTTTTTAAAATTACAAAAAAATTATCTCATAATGGAAAACGTATATTTTTAATGGCACCACTACATCATCATTTTGAGCTTAAAGGAGTTAAAGAAACAAAAATAGTTGAAAATTTTTGGAAAATCAACATTTTACTTGTCATTTTAGGTATAGTTTTAAAAATTAATCTATAA
- a CDS encoding glycosyltransferase, giving the protein MRFKFLHLHLHGLIRSKNLELGRDPDTGGQTQYVLELVKSLANTSEVDQVDLVTRLIKDPKVDNEYSQEEEFVEPGVRILRFKFGPEKYLRKELLWPYLDQLTESLISYYEKYEKPNFIHAHYADAGYVGVKLSKSLNVPLIFTGHSLGREKKRKLLDTGLTTNQIEKLYSISKRIEAEEIALKSADIVVTSTKQESVYQYSQYSSFSPKKAKVIPPGVDHNKFHHIHSTTETAEIENIMKPFLKDSTKPPLLTISRAVRRKNIPSLIEAYGRSEKLKRKTNLILILGCRDSTSKLDPQQKDVFHNIFETIDKYNLYGKVAYPKKHLPSQIPALYRWAASRGGVFVNPALTEPFGLTLLEASSCGLPIISTNDGGPKEIRSKCENGLLVDVTDINKLKIIIEQGISNNEQWKVWSRNGIDGVSRHFSWNTHVRNYLSILTEEFSRIHSYSSSDIRQSCLKGSSSLINPH; this is encoded by the coding sequence ATGAGGTTTAAATTTTTACATTTACATCTACATGGTCTTATACGGTCTAAAAATCTTGAATTAGGCAGGGATCCAGATACAGGAGGGCAAACACAATATGTTTTAGAGTTAGTTAAAAGTTTGGCTAATACTTCAGAAGTTGATCAAGTAGATTTAGTTACTCGTTTAATCAAAGACCCTAAAGTAGACAATGAATATTCACAAGAAGAAGAATTTGTAGAACCTGGAGTGAGAATCTTAAGATTTAAATTTGGACCTGAAAAATATTTAAGAAAGGAGTTGCTTTGGCCTTATCTAGACCAATTAACTGAAAGTCTTATCTCTTATTATGAAAAATATGAAAAGCCTAATTTTATTCATGCGCATTATGCAGATGCTGGATACGTAGGAGTTAAATTAAGTAAATCATTAAATGTTCCACTTATTTTTACTGGTCATTCTTTAGGAAGAGAAAAAAAGAGGAAATTGCTTGATACTGGTTTAACAACTAATCAAATAGAAAAGCTTTATTCCATAAGTAAAAGAATTGAGGCAGAAGAAATAGCTTTAAAGTCAGCAGATATTGTTGTTACAAGTACTAAACAAGAATCAGTTTATCAATATTCCCAATATTCTTCTTTTTCGCCTAAGAAAGCTAAAGTGATTCCCCCTGGTGTTGATCATAATAAGTTTCACCATATTCACTCGACAACAGAGACAGCTGAAATTGAAAATATTATGAAGCCTTTTCTTAAAGATTCTACTAAACCTCCATTATTAACTATTTCAAGAGCTGTACGCAGAAAAAATATCCCTTCTTTGATTGAGGCATACGGGAGATCTGAAAAATTAAAAAGAAAAACTAATTTAATTTTGATTTTGGGTTGTCGTGACAGTACTTCAAAACTTGATCCTCAACAAAAAGATGTATTCCATAATATTTTTGAAACTATTGATAAATATAATTTGTATGGAAAGGTAGCTTATCCAAAAAAGCATCTTCCAAGTCAGATACCTGCTTTATATAGGTGGGCAGCTAGCAGAGGGGGTGTATTTGTAAACCCAGCTTTAACAGAACCTTTTGGTTTAACCCTTCTTGAAGCTTCTTCATGCGGATTGCCAATTATATCAACAAATGATGGAGGACCTAAAGAAATTCGCTCAAAATGTGAAAATGGACTTTTAGTTGATGTAACTGATATTAATAAGTTGAAAATTATTATTGAACAAGGAATTTCTAATAATGAACAGTGGAAAGTATGGAGTAGAAATGGAATTGACGGAGTCAGTAGGCACTTTAGTTGGAATACTCACGTACGTAATTATTTATCAATACTCACAGAAGAGTTTTCAAGAATCCATAGCTATTCTTCATCAGATATTAGACAGAGTTGTTTAAAAGGAAGTTCTTCACTTATAAATCCCCATTGA